The proteins below come from a single Alligator mississippiensis isolate rAllMis1 chromosome 2, rAllMis1, whole genome shotgun sequence genomic window:
- the LOC106738673 gene encoding zinc finger protein 420-like: METRPGPPCAPRQQPGAGALQRAEQQPAEEGPVILELQRTCAGSLEERSSLTPEPGQVQKGQGRPPKQEESSELREVFEDVAVYFTRKEWELLDDEDKVLYQDQMLKNYQALVSLGYQGPTPDLISSIQRGQLEFWVCDDEDIEEISRSEDQVPGGARLLSRAEEQPPVEGSADLEPARTSPGSLSEMDSLGPEKEPWHESQGRSQTQKNVAMSQDWYIPLGRKIHHCTECRKNFIYLQDLSQHECAQQHCTQCGKKFRQLSDLARHWCTHTREKPHQCSECGKSFTYFSSLARHQRIHTGEKPHQCSECGKSFAESSSLAQHQSIHTGEKPHQCSECGKSFTYPSQLALHQRIHTGEKPHQCSVCGKSFTQSAHLADHQRIHTGEKPYRCSECGKRFSHSSNLAQHQRIHAGEKTHQCSECGKSFTQTSRVAQHEHIHTGEKLYRCSECEKSFASSDGLTQQQCIHTREKPHQCSECGESFTYLSQLARHQRTHNGEKPHQCLECGKSFSSSSELARHQRIHTGEKPHQCSECGKSFTQFSGLAQHQRIHTGEKPHQCSECGKSFTQSSHLTLHQSIHTGEKPHQCSECGKSFTYSCQLARHQRIHTGEKPHQCFECGKSFTQSSNLAQHQRIHTGEKPHQCSACGKSFTHSSRLAQHRRIHTEQKPHECSDCGKNFTQSSRLAQHQRIHTGEKPHQCSECGKSFSYSSELVRHQRIHTGEKPHQCSECGKSFSQSSSLARHQRIHTGEKPHQCSECGKRFTQSSSLVHHQRIHTGEKPH, encoded by the exons ATGGAAACAAGGCCGGGGCCCCCCTGCGCCCCCCGCCAGCAGCCAG gtgctggggccctgcagagagctgagcagcagcctgctgaggaggggccggtgatcctggagctgcagaggacgtgcgcagggagcctggaggagaggagctccctgacccctgagccaggccaagtgcagaaggggcagggcaggcctccaaagcaggaggagagctcggag ctccgggaggtgtttgaggacgtggcagtgtatttcacacggaaggagtgggagctgctggacgatgaagacaaggtgctttaccaggaccagatgctgaagaattaccaagccctcgtttccctgg gatatcaaggtcccacacctgacttaatcagCAGTATCCAGCGAGGACAGTTGGAGttctgggtctgtgatgatgaggacaTTGAGGAAATCTCAAGATCAGAGGACCAGGTGCCGG gaggcgcaaggctgctgagcagagcagaggagcagcctcctgtggaagggtctgcagacctggagccagcACGGACATCCCCAGGGAGTTTGAGTGAGATGGACTCCCTGGGACCTGAGAAGGAACCATGGCACGAGAGTCAGGGGAGGTCCCAAACGCAGAAGAACGTAGCCATGAGCCAG GACTGGTACATCCCCCTAGGGAGGAAGATACACCACTGCActgagtgcaggaagaacttcatctacttgcaagacctgtcccagcatgAGTGTGCGCAGCAGCACTGCACTCAGTGTGGGAAGAAATTCAGGCAGCTCTCTGACCTGGCAAGGCACTGGTGCAcgcacacaagggagaagccacatcagtgctcagagtgtgggaagagcttcacttacttCTCCAGCCTGGCtaggcaccagcgtatccacacgggagagaagccacatcagtgctcagagtgtggaaagagctttgctgagtcctccagcctggctcagcaccagagtatccatacaggggagaagccacatcagtgctcagagtgtgggaagagcttcacttaccCCTCCCAGCTAGCtctgcaccagcgtatccacacgggggagaagccacatcagtgctcagtgtgtgggaagagctttactcagtctgcccacctggctgatcaccagcgtatccacacaggggagaagccatatcggtgctcagagtgtgggaagaggttcagTCACTCCTCCAACCtcgctcagcaccagcgtatccacgcAGGGGAGAAGAcgcatcagtgctcagagtgtgggaagagcttcactcagacATCCAGGGTGGCTCAGCACGAGCatatccacactggggagaagctaTATCGATGCTCAGAGTGTGAGAAGAGCTTTGCTAGCTCTGATGGGCTGACTCAGCAGCAGTGTATCCACAcgagggagaagccacatcagtgctcagagtgtggggaGAGCTTCACTTACCTCTCCCAgctggctcggcaccagcgtacCCACAacggggagaagccacatcagtgcttagagtgtgggaagagcttcagttccTCCTCTGAgctggctcggcaccagcgtatccacacgggggagaagccccatcagtgctcggagtgtgggaagagcttcactcagttctcaggcctggctcagcaccagcgtatccacacaggggagaagccccatcagtgctcggagtgtgggaagagcttcactcagtcctcccACCTGACTCTGCACCAAAGTAttcacactggggagaagcctcatcagtgctcagagtgtggtaAGAGCTTCACTTACTCCTGCCAGCTAGCTCGGCATCAGCGTAttcacacgggggagaagccacatcagtgcttcgAGTGTGgcaagagcttcactcagtcctccaacctggctcagcaccagcgtatccacacaggggagaaaccacatcagtgctcagcttgcgggaagagcttcactcactcctccAGGCTGGCTCAGCACCGGCGTATCCACACGGAGCAGAAGCCACATGAGTGCTCGGATTGTGGGAAGAACTTCACTCAGTCCTCcaggctggctcagcaccagcgtattcacacaggggagaagccgcatcagtgctcagaatgtgggaagagcttcagttactCCTCCGAGCTGGttcggcaccagcgtatccacacaggggagaagccgcatcagtgctcagagtgtgggaagagcttcagtcagTCCTCTAGCttggctcggcaccagcgtatccacacaggggagaagccgcatcagtgctcagagtgtgggaagaggttcacTCAGTCCTCCAGCTTGGTCCaccaccagcgtatccacacaggggagaagccacattag